From Pseudobdellovibrio exovorus JSS, a single genomic window includes:
- the kdsA gene encoding 3-deoxy-8-phosphooctulonate synthase gives MKTEFTPLKNVVTLDAPNGQITWGDAKNFVLFAGPDIIEDEGMVIETGLEIKRVTDALGIPWILKCSFDKANRQSASSFRGPGMKSALHSLDKIKSKLGCALITDVHETIQVEETAQYAEVIQIPAFLSRQTDLLVAAAKTGRVIHIKKGQFLAPWDMKAIAQKAVQAGNSKLLLCDRGTTFGYNRLVNDMTGLVEMRRLGFPVVMDCTHSTQLPGATGESSGGRSDMVWPLARAAVAVGVDGIFVETHPNPAEALCDGPTSLPLKNLEGFLKNLQLIFKTHQA, from the coding sequence ATGAAAACAGAATTCACGCCGCTTAAAAATGTAGTTACACTAGATGCTCCAAATGGACAAATCACATGGGGAGACGCAAAGAACTTCGTTCTATTTGCGGGTCCCGACATCATCGAAGATGAAGGCATGGTCATCGAAACAGGTTTAGAAATTAAACGTGTCACAGATGCGCTAGGAATCCCATGGATCTTAAAATGCTCATTTGATAAAGCCAATCGCCAAAGCGCCAGCAGCTTCCGCGGACCGGGTATGAAGTCAGCGCTGCACTCTTTGGACAAAATTAAATCTAAATTGGGCTGCGCTCTTATCACAGATGTACATGAAACAATCCAAGTAGAAGAAACAGCTCAATATGCTGAAGTGATTCAAATCCCTGCGTTTCTATCACGACAGACAGATCTGCTTGTGGCCGCGGCAAAAACTGGTCGCGTGATCCACATCAAAAAAGGACAGTTCTTAGCACCTTGGGATATGAAAGCTATCGCGCAGAAAGCCGTACAAGCCGGTAACAGCAAACTTTTACTTTGCGACCGCGGAACAACCTTCGGCTACAACCGCTTAGTTAATGATATGACCGGCTTGGTTGAAATGCGTCGTTTAGGTTTCCCTGTTGTGATGGACTGTACCCACTCGACCCAATTGCCGGGTGCTACTGGGGAATCCAGCGGCGGACGTAGTGATATGGTGTGGCCATTAGCACGCGCAGCCGTGGCTGTGGGCGTCGATGGAATCTTTGTTGAAACTCATCCAAATCCTGCTGAAGCTTTATGCGATGGACCCACTTCATTACCTTTAAAAAACCTAGAGGGTTTTTTAAAGAATTTGCAGCTTATTTTTAAGACGCATCAAGCTTAA